A stretch of Toxoplasma gondii ME49 chromosome V, whole genome shotgun sequence DNA encodes these proteins:
- the IMC6 gene encoding alveolin domain containing intermediate filament IMC6 (encoded by transcript TGME49_220270~Gene product name based on ToxoDB Community Expert Annotation.), with translation MAQTAPNQSAPTSGFSPMASMGSFAVPSAPPSPLFPTPAAFPGAAPQSQTVPGVATMGSVAGSEVTPFPMYNWHQNRVPVNSGGFFGQCCGPAQVGSDSSSETYDRSYEENMWRWTRDGKLQLRCGQPVVPVPVIQEIHRRDKIIEVPQVDVVDAVRPKVYNQGVEHEVPVMQINADHEDFDVEQIKYVEKEVVVPIVTGFTHKFVAKWDIREVPRPVVKYVGKQEEIEVEVPQVKFVDKVVEHEVVVDTIEKKVPKIIEVPKYVDEVKYVWTPVEKIVHVERFVPVFDVSLECPAPLIVPYPMQAVKEMPAVMVRKEVPEAAITEQGFDIVSPPGTLRVSDEYVRAHHQFAEENAALCGAGTACGAPQKEPEIEFRTANQMKEARAAAQEGHLERGGSFVSQVGTESQVPRPAATDEQAEGSADAGDKQGSRGSSFNSEGEVH, from the coding sequence ATGGCTCAGACAGCCCCGAACCAGTCTGCCCCGACTTCGGGCTTCTCCCCAATGGCTTCCATGGGAAGCTTCGCGGTTCCAAGTGCTCCGCCTTCACCGCTCTTCCCCACTCCAGCGGCATTCCCAGGCGCAGCACCTCAAAGTCAGACCGTCCCGGGCGTGGCCACGATGGGCAGCGTCGCCGGCAGCGAGGTCACCCCGTTCCCGATGTACAACTGGCACCAGAACAGAGTGCCCGTCAACAGCGGCGGGTTCTTCGGCCAGTGCTGCGGCCCCGCTCAGGTCGGCTCAGACAGCTCCTCTGAAACCTACGATCGGAGTTACGAGGAAAACATGTGGAGGTGGACCCGAGACGGCAAGCTGCAGCTTCGCTGTGGCCAGCCCGTCGTCCCCGTCCCCGTTATCCAGGAGATTCACCGCCGCGACAAAATCATTGAAGTACCACAAGTAGACGTCGTCGACGCGGTCCGCCCCAAGGTGTACAACCAGGGTGTCGAACACGAAGTTCCCGTCATGCAAATCAACGCGGACCACGAAGACTTTGACGTCGAGCAAATCAAGTACGTTGAAAAGGAAGTGGTCGTCCCGATTGTCACAGGTTTTACTCACAAGTTCGTCGCCAAGTGGGACATTCGCGAGGTGCCGCGCCCCGTCGTCAAGTACGTCGGCAAGCAGGAGGAAATCGAAGTCGAGGTGCCGCAGGTGAAGTTCGTTGACAAAGTCGTGGAGCACGAAGTCGTGGTGGACACTATCGAAAAGAAGGTTCCGAAAATCATCGAAGTCCCCAAGTACGTTGACGAGGTCAAGTACGTGTGGACTCCCGTGGAGAAGATCGTTCATGTGGAACGCTTCGTCCCTGTCTTCGATGTGTCTCTCGAGTGCCCCGCGCCGCTCATCGTCCCGTACCCCATGCAAGCCGTCAAGGAAATGCCGGCGGTCATGGTCCGCAAGGAGGTCCCCGAAGCTGCGATTACCGAGCAAGGCTTTGACATCGTCTCGCCCCCCGGCACCCTCCGTGTCTCTGACGAATACGTCCGCGCCCACCACCAGTTTGCTGAGGAAAACGCGGCCCTGTGTGGCGCAGGCACCGCGTGCGGCGCTCCCCAGAAAGAGCCTGAAATCGAGTTTCGTACGGCGAACCAGATGAAGGAAGCGCGTGCTGCTGCCCAGGAGGGACACCTCGAGCGCGGGGGCTCGTTCGTGTCGCAAGTCGGCACAGAGTCGCAAGTTCCTCGCCCCGCCGCGACCGACGAACAGGCAGAAGGAAGTGCTGACGCGGGCGATAAACAGGGTAGCAGAGGCAGCTCTTTCAACTCCGAAGGCGAGGTGCACTGA
- a CDS encoding mucin family glycoprotein (encoded by transcript TGME49_220280~Signal peptide predicted by SignalP 2.0 HMM (probability 0.788) with cleavage site probability 0.478 at residue 24), with protein sequence MKAAMARTIRSLAGLVLSLCVSISIEKQHSVSGWHPRPLRDLGWEKPISPLKDTPLNDSGPREAPISLLNSSSVQAHEGIHSADTLAGSPTLMGKWDAATPAHATESDIGLSGMSSLEQLSENAPGNTGLSGVQPRNVTPTIQIQDVSAACEAYHDAKRGRQLSPRLSELTTGDKERASQRLQAFIDNGCEDVVEVDECRNKGINVFDGTSVSCVDAVNAWYNQVHDYTYERYSNWHFKKTGSFTLLMWDDTEELCCVQTNGCRQLGKPERLLCAYSPAGNTVGEYPFSLDQWKSIIERDGLPQTTIIVGGTSSETPSVTTTSTRTATTTSTQTTATTTRTTTSTSTSTHTTTKTTTTTTTSTTTTTTVPPAPEDFTDECLQAHNEKRVEGMSTPIRQLVRNTGAVSQAEAYRDTIERGGCLFQHSGVRQVGPWGLLSFESNEKTDTNTLI encoded by the exons ATGAAGGCAGCCATGGCTAGAACGATTCGTTCACTCGCCGGTCTTGTACTCTCACTCTGCGTGAGCATCTCGATAGAGAAGCAGCACTCTGTCTCTGGATGGCATCCTCGTCCGTTGCGAG ATCTCGGTTGGGAGAAGCCCATCTCCCCGCTTAAGGATACTCCACTGAACGATTCTGGTCCCCGGGAAGCGCCTATATCTCTTCTGAACTCTTCATCAGTCCAAGCCCATGAGGGGATACACAGTGCGGACACTCTTGCTGGGTCCCCAACATTAATGGGAAAGTGGGATGCGGCTACGCCAGCACACGCCACCGAATCTGATATTGGTCTCTCTGGAATGAGTTCCTTGGAGCAACTGAGTGAAAACGCACCTGGAAACACAGGGTTGAGCGGCGTGCAACCACGAAACGTGACGCCAACAATTCAGATTCAAGATGTTTCCGCTG CGTGTGAGGCCTACCACGATGCAAAGAGAGGTcgccagctgtctccgcggctgTCGGAGTTAACAacaggagacaaggaacgCGCATCACAACGACTCCAGGCTTTCATTGATAATGGATGTGAAGATGTCGTCGAAGTTGACGAGTGTAGAAATAAA GGAATCAACGTATTTGACGGGACGAGCGTAAGCTGCGTTGATGCTGTCAACGCTTGGTACAACCAAGTTCACGACTACAC GTACGAGCGCTACTCCAACTGGCATTTTAAAAAGACTGGATCCTTCACTCTGCTTATGTGGGACGACACTGAAGAGCTGTGCTGTGTCCAAACAAATGGATGCAGACAACTAGGAAAGCCGGAAAGGCTACTTTGCGCCTACTCTCCGGCAGGAAATACTGTAGGAGAATATCCTTTCAG CCTTGACCAGTGGAAAAGCATTATCGAACGAGATGGCCTGCCTCAGACAACGATTATAGTGGGTGGAACGTCCAGTGAAACACCTTCAGTTACAACGACGTCAACCCGAACTGCCACTACAACCAGCACGCAGACAACGGCGACAACAACGCGGACTACAACAAGCACTTCTACCTCGACACATACTACAACCAAGACTACCACTACAACTACTACGTCTACGACCACAACTACGACGGTGCCTCCAGCCCCGGAGGACTTTACAGATG AATGTCTTCAGGCTCACAATGAGAAGAGAGTAGAGGGGATGTCTACTCCCATCCGGCAGTTGGTCCGGAACACCGGGGCGGTCTCTCAAGCAGAGGCATATCGAGACAcgatagagagaggaggctGCCTTTTCCAACACAGCGGAGTCCGTCAGGTAGGACCGTGGGGTCTACTCAGTTTTGAGTCTAATGAGAAAACAGATACAAACACTTTGATATAA
- a CDS encoding hypothetical protein (encoded by transcript TGME49_220290) — translation MARAKRLVQFAQSLDKATSEVASCSEKSRKKRAEQQERQRAEALRLMGIGQSPAEVFKIQEVQTRMRRKAQALAQAQQRRSEILAERLADEDKWQEAAEDHQRQKRESEKRFQEELGTLRQKEVSKYLRKMTGVEDPSAVASTATEGGNLVFASSLIRKNVATVQSSLHPSRSHGTREGTPSSAPRASRFTFAGTDDKESGETASLGRRAQFHWEPKLSKFEAQSLRRSLDAQKRRVLRGEVQRVAGKVHEGPSFRARPEKIHFENFEPDQVYRKTVEITNISLTFNTFRIGPLPEELRDVIDVDFVPPGRMSAGTTTSFTVTFSPKRNADIFSKLSILAPTGPEEFPLLCSTKKTVLTFSPPLVDIADFVAKAREEDESTSEALGQNETDTAEAKPLDPDAQRLECEGIPAASSSGEEPAARLLSLNMGEVQLGEVGKCSLRIRNEGALASQYLLLPLVCDVCNFTFPLSTRLENSSGLPRPHEDRPHLPSPAFSIQQAGDAEGDTEPASSTSSTSSAASSASPSSTPPFCPGGERESESRKWNASEGERRGASASRMSSSVAFSDACELPETVRMVSADTLVTSESFESGAVAASPDLSSLLNQWSYDAMNLRHLVLENARASFPPRTTTVIRFSYAPSEPGDFYALFLLKTENALIRDRLVAVRCRCMPPPISVESAQHDFGVCTFERSYSRQLSLYNSQNSAMKVWVASPSLIADGELSIEPQSSFIQARGRLTLTATFRPTVEFFNRFPQFVRELDAEIRQKHPGSLAFCILVRIEGADQVLPVETTLTGMVTRKELMLSPPSLDFGDCCEGSAVSIPLVLFNPSLLPMEYAFCRLHRDLSVFVACDADHLCSSSSVASLVSAASSPFLSLSSPSSSSPSLSSFSSSASSSGSSASPASSLPPWVASSAAAGSPSFSPAFLAELEEKQFLPQSRLSHCLRGDHGCMLPGEIRKVILVYTPNKHSPESSTFGGLKVDASGERIDSFVLRTLVGSQAATETRISWRASPAPAKVSFAPCASLRLPAVPVGESVSDAVYMRLRSPLPSNRLTEASQKSASLLSTSASLGSGASPIQLSSAFTKLRSASPGPVKREAKEAKLCGGDGHLSVQILAPPFALAALRFNPSCFVLSPTEPTQRIAVSFTPERTYMRPTLAPVSSPSPSSLADAEAPPHSPGEVKMRKEHHREKEEKKEETSGDPLAVAGSEKIREQALNERGRKALKFADELRCASKAPRDASALVGGERDAEDHRDGPEEEAMLLKQVREYGGVRWMSSLLPSPVPPNEETFATDADQAETEERALEREKQATACAHAQWLVPVRCRLSRATEEDEFFSFLQVSTCATPALVSASPAVLDFGDVTVGASARLRCKLEISEALSSANSSLFSQQSGSSASSAFAPSNTEAFLALKAEELPFSSCFELVSALRPLCPARPVTLSVAFHPRAPQSYRATLRLVGPLTRQSVELRGRGIRAEMVVSPPDRDLDFGAVFVPSQPGKGSPPHAPAALCPAWTYKVLTVRNPASSCVLRFRVECLFTSHSAVETCGARRSFAPFACWPLQGEILPGASQQFCLAFRPSTEEGLLTAVYRLTSENGSVQPHYLHLRGLAVSHQLYAIPPFSPSSFPFSASSSSSLSSSSPSFPPSRAPLPFSMSPLSGRLESPSFERPLWGLPPATRAVHETSGRLPVSSRPPGSSPENGAATASASACPRMVSSLLEALQRERETHTHNGLSLGCCRNRVFQLVFDDSEAPGENASVSRSSSRLSSPRGPCSVAGILSERGKSVDNEGESPKEKGVVGKGSSFLPAVRSRASFTRGQASTGCEAERDRTRTRLFLLGAAWGPVSASGPPPHAGKGSPVEKGDTRVHEKKEKSASSDSAASAASAAGAALALPVTSGGSTGPPSSSLSSPASSSSLSFSSLIPSGGFVSSLTSEALPGKETPFAEGKGEPVGQFEICIEGEFPEFFSVEPSRGSLAAGAQQAVTFSFNPDAGRASSRTRTILESAGHIVSAGQWATAKARVLLKGGLAPSASSSPLQEFEIVLKGFCPGFAS, via the exons ATGGCTCGGGCGAAGCGCCTCGTCCAGTTCGCACAGTCTCTCGACAAGGCGACGAGTGAAGTTGCCTCGTGCAGTGAAAAGAGTCGGAAGAAACGAGCAGAGCAGCAAGAGCGACAACGTG CTGAGGCCTTGCGCTTGATGGGCATCGGACAAAGCCCTGCCGAGGTGTTCAAGATCCAAGAGGTTCAGACTAGAATGAGACGAAAAGCCCAGGCGCTCGCACAGGcgcagcagcgacgaagcGAAATCCTTGCCGAGCGCTTGGCAGACGAAGATAAGTGGCAGGAAGCGGCTGAAGACCACCaaaggcagaagcgagaatCGGAGAAACGATTCCAGGAAGAACTAG GCACTCTGCGTCAGAAAGAAGTTTCCAAATATCTGCGGAAGATGACCGGCGTCGAAGATCCGTCCGCCGTCGCCTCGACAGCGACGGAAGGAGGGAACTTGGTTTTCGCGAGTTCTCTGATTCGCAAAAACGTCGCGACTGTGCAGTCCTCTCTGCATCCTTCTCGCTCACACGGGACGCGGGAGGGCACTCCCTCGAGCGCCCCGCGGGCCTCGCGTTTCACGTTCGCCGGAACCGACGACAAAGAGTCTGG GGAAACGGCGTCACTCGGCCGCAGAGCGCAGTTTCACTGGGAGCCCAAACTCAGCAAATTCGAGGCGCAGAGTCTCCGACGTTCTCTCGACGCCCAGAAGCGACGCGTGCTGCGCGGGGAAGTTCAGCGAGTCGCCGGAAAAGTCCACGAAGGTCCGAGTTTCCGGGCGCGACCAGAAAAAATTCACTTTGAGAATTTCGAGCCTGACCAAGTGTACAGGAAAACGGTCGAAATCACAAACATCAGCTTGACGTTCAACACCTTCCGCATTGGTCCACTCCCAGAAGAACTCCGGGACGTCATCGACGTGGACTTCGTCCCTCCCGGACGCATGTCTGCCGGAACGACAACCAGTTTCACCGTCACATTCTCGCCGAAAAGAAATGCAGACATTTTCTCGAAACTCTCGATTCTGGCGCCCACGGGCCCCGAAGAATTCCCCCTCCTGTGCTCCACGAAAAAAACTGTTCTAACTTTCTCCCCGCCGCTAGTGGACATCGCCGACTTCGTAGCCAAggccagagaggaagacgaatcGACCTCAGAGGCACTCGGTCAGAACGAAACCGACACAGCAGAAGCGAAGCCTCTCGACCCCG ACGCGCAGCGCCTGGAGTGTGAAGGAATCCCcgcggcgtcttcttctggagaGGAACCTGCGGCTCGACTGCTCTCTCTAAACATGGGAGAAGTTCAGCTGGGAGAAGTAGGCAAGTGCTCGCTGCGAATTCGGAACGAAGGCGCCTTAGCTTCTCAGtatcttcttctgcctctcgtctGCGATGTCTGCAACTTCaccttccctctctcgacTCGCTTGGAGAACTCCTCTGGGCTTCCTCGCCCCCATGAGGACCGACCGCACCTGCCGTCGCCTGCCTTTTCAATCCAGCAAGCTGGCGACGCCGAAGGCGACACCGAACCTGCTTCTTCAACTTCCTCAAcgtcttctgcagcttcttcggcgtctccgtcttccacGCCTCCCTTCTGTCCGGGTGGGGAGAGGGAATCCGAAAGCAGAAAGTGGAATgcaagcgaaggagagaggaggggcGCCAGTGCCAGTCGAATGTCTTCCTCAGTCGCCTTCTCGGACGCATGCGAACTGCCGGAGACTGTGAGAATGGTTTCAGCAGACACACTGGTGACTTCGGAATCGTTCGAGAGCGGCGCAGTCGCAGCTTCTCCAGACCTTTCGAGTCTCTTGAATCAGTGGAGCTACGATGCCATGAATCTCCGACACTTGGTCCTCGAAAACGCCCGCGCCTCCTTTCCTCCGAGAACCACCACCGTCATACGATTCAGCTACGCCCCGTCGGAGCCAGGTGACTTTTACGCGCTTTTCCTCCTCAAGACGGAGAACGCCCTC ATCCGGGACCGCCTGGTGGCGGTGCGGTGTCGATGCATGCCTCCACCGATTTCAGTTGAGTCTGCGCAGCACGACTTCGGCGTATGCACCTTCGAGAGGTCTTACTCGcgacagctgtctctctaCAATTCGCAGAACTCGGCCATGAAGGTCTGGGtcgcctcgccgtctctgaTCGCCGACGGTGAGCTGAGCATAGAGCCGCAGTCTTCCTTCATTCAGGCTCGAGGGCGGCTGACGCTCACGGCAACCTTTCGTCCGACGGTGGAGTTCTTCAACAGATTTCCCCAGTTCGTCCGCGAACTCGACGCAGAAATCCGGCAGAAACACCCGggctctctcgccttttgcATTCTCGTCCGGATCGAAGGCGCAGACCAAGTTCTCCCCGTCGAAACGACGCTCACAG GAATGGTGACGCGGAAAGAGCTTATGCTGTCTCCGCCATCTCTCGACTTCGGTGACTGCTGCGAAGGCTCGGCTGTGTCCATACCGCTCGTCCTCTTCAATCCTTCGCTGTTGCCAATGGAGTATGCGTTCTGTCGACTTCATCGAGACCTGTCGGTGTTCGTCGCCTGCGACGCCGACCATCTCTGTTCCagctcttctgtcgcttctctcgtctcagctgcttcttctcccttcctctctctttcctctccttcctcctcttctccgtctttatcttccttttcttcttctgcctcttcctctggctcctccgcttctcctgcttcttcccttccgcCCTGGGTCGCTTCGTCTGCGGCCGCTGggtctccctccttctctccagcgttTCTCGCGGAACTCGAGGAGAAACAGTTTCTCCCGCAGAGTCGTCTCTCGCACTGCCTGCGGGGAGATCACGGGTGCATGCTTCCAGGCGAGATCCGGAAAGTCATTCTCGTGTACACTCCGAACAAGCATTCACCCGAGAGCTCCACATTCGGAGGCCTGAAGGTCGACGCCTCGGGTGAACGAATAGACAGCTTCGTGCTCCGGACGCTGGTGGGAAGCCAGGctgcgacggagacgcggatTTCTTGGAGAGCTTCTCCGGCACCCGCGAAAGTCTCTTTTGCGCCCTGCGCGTCGCTTCGTCTGCCGGCGGTGCCTGTAGGTGAGTCCGTCTCCGACGCAGTCTACATGCGACTTCGCTCTCCCCTTCCCTCCAACAGACTCACAGAGGCGAGCCAGAAGTCTGCCAGCCTTCTCTCGACGTCTGCGAGTCTTGGGTCCGGTGCTTCGCCCATCCAGCTGTCGTCGGCTTTCACGAAACTCCGTTCAGCTTCTCCAGGCCCAGTAAAgcgggaagcgaaggaagcgaaactcTGCGGAGGCGATGGGCATCTATCGGTGCAGATTCTCGCGCCGCCCTTTGCACTCGCAGCGCTCCGGTTCAATCCCTCTTGCTTCGTCCTGTCTCCGACAGAACCTACGCAAAGaatcgctgtctccttcacccCAGAAAGGACCTATATGCGGCCCACActggcgcctgtctcctcgccgtctccctcttccctcGCCGACGCCGAGGCTCCTCCTCACTCTCCAGGAGAAGTTAAAATGCGAAAAGAAcaccacagagaaaaggaggagaaaaaggaggagacatCCGGGGATCCGTTGGCTGTTGCCGGGAGCGAGAAGATCCGAGAACAAGCGCTGAAcgaaagaggcaggaaagCTCTCAAGTTCGCTGACGAGTTGCGATGCGCGAGCAAGGCTCCGAGGGATGCGAGCGCGCTCGTAggtggggagagagacgcggaggacCACAGAGACGGCCCAGAGGAGGAGGCCATGCTCTTGAAACAAGTCCGCGAGTACGGCGGCGTTCGCTGGATGTCGAgtctccttccctcgccCGTGCCGCCGAACGAGGAAACGTTCGCGACTGATGCGGAtcaagcagagacagaagaacgcgctctggagagagagaaacaagcaactgcatgcgctcacGCACAGTGGCTCGTCCCGGTCAGGTGCCGCCTTTCGAGGGCGACCGAGGAGGAcgagttcttttctttcctccaa gTCTCGACATGCGCGACGCCTGCACTCGTTTCGGCCTCGCCTGCCGTGTTGGACTTCGGCGACGTGACTGTGGGGGCCTCTGCGCGTCTGCGGTGCAAGTTGGAGATCTCCGAGGCTCTTTCGAGCGCGAACAGTTCGCTCTTTTCGCAGCAGTCTGGGTCGTCGGCTTCGTCCGCGTTCGCGCCTTCAAACACTGAAGCATTCCTCGCTCTCAAGGCGGAAGAACTTCCATTCTCTTCGTGCTTCGAGCTCGTCAGCGCCCTGCGACCTCTCTGCCCGGCGAGGCCGGtcactctctctgtcgcctttcaCCCACGGGCGCCGCAG AGCTACAGAGCGACGCTTCGCCTCGTCGGGCCGTTAACGCGGCAGTCCGTGGAGCTTCGCGGCCGAGGCATCCGAGCAGAGATGGTTGTGTCCCCGCCTGACCGAGACCTTGACTTCGGCGCCGTGTTTGTGCCATCGCAACCTGGAAAAG GCTCGCCGCCGCATGCACCAGCAGCGCTCTGCCCAGCGTGGACATACAAAGTTTTGACTGTGAGAAATCCAGCGTCGTCCTGTgtccttcgcttccgcgTCGAGTGTCTGTTCACCTCGCACTCGGCCGTGGAGACCTGTGGAGCTCGGAGGTCCTTTGCTCCCTTCGCCTGCTGGCCTCTGCAGGGCGAGATTCTTCCTGGGGCCTCGCAGCAGTTCTGCCTTGCCTTTCGACCTTCGACGGAGG AGGGCCTCCTCACTGCGGTGTACCGCCTGACGTCCGAGAACGGCAGTGTGCAGCCTCATTACCTTCATCTCAGAGGCCTCGCAGTGTCTCATCAACTCTACGCCatccctcccttctctccttcttcttttcccttttctgcgtcttcctcgtcttctctctcttcttcctctccttcctttccacCTTCGCGAGCGCCTCTGCCGTTTTCGATGTCCCCTCTCTCTGGACGTCTGGAGTCTCCGTCGTTTGAGCGCCCTCTGTGGGGTCTTCCTCCTGCGACTCGCGCTGTACATGAGACGTCCGGccgtctgcctgtctcctctcggccTCCCGGATCGAGTCCTGAAAACGGTGCCGCCACCGCGTCTGCTTCCGCCTGTCCCCGCAtggtctcttctctcctggaggccctgcagagagaacgagagactcACACACACAACGGCCTCTCCTTAGGCTGCTGCCGCAACAGGGTGTTTCAACTCGTTTTCGATGACTCCGAAGCTCCAGGAGAAAacgcctccgtctctcgctcttcttctcgcctgtccTCTCCTCGAGGTCCATGTTCTGTTGCCGGGATTCTCTccgagcgaggaaagagcgtGGACAACGAAGGGGAGTCtccgaaggagaaaggagttGTGGGGAAAGGTTCGTCCTTTCTCCCCGCTGTGAGAAGTCGGGCGTCCTTCACCCGGGGGCAGGCGTCGACTGGAtgcgaagccgagagagacagaacgcgaaCGCGTCTGTTCCTTCTGGGGGCTGCGTGGGgacctgtctccgcttctggTCCTCCGCCGCATGCAGGGAAGGGATCTCCTGttgagaaaggagacacacgagttcacgaaaaaaaagaaaaatcTGCTTCGAGTGACTCAGCCGCTTCTGCAGCCTCTGCTGCAGGTGCCGCCCTCGCCCTTCCTGTCACTTCTGGGGGGTCGACTGggcctccttcctcttctctttcttctcccgcgtcttcctcgtctctttccttttcttcgctgatCCCTTCCGGTGGGTTTGTGTCTTCCCTCACAAGCGAAGCTCTCCCAGGAAAGGAAACGCCTTTCGcggaaggaaaaggcgagcCTGTCGGGCAGTTCGAAATATGCATTGAGGGTGAATTTCCAGAATTCTTCTCGGTCGAGCCGAGTCGAGGCAGCTTGGCGGCCGGCGCGCAGCAAGCAGTGACTTTCTCGTTCAACCCAGACGCCGGGAGAG CTTCCTCAAGAACCAGAACGATTTTGGAGAGCGCGGGCCATATCGTCTCTGCAGGCCAGTGGGCGACGGCGAAGGCTCGGGTACTTCTGAAAGGAGGCCTAGCACCTTCAGCGTCCAGCTCCCCCTTACAAGAATTTGAAATCGTTCTCAAAGGTTTCTGTCCTGGCTTTGCTTCGtga